A segment of the Meriones unguiculatus strain TT.TT164.6M chromosome 10, Bangor_MerUng_6.1, whole genome shotgun sequence genome:
CTATTTCACTAAGACACTATACGGAGTACTTCGGTTAATGCTGAATGACCACAGTGGGCTGGCATTACAAAGCTAGAGGACTTCTGACAGCAAAAACTCATCAATGATAGAGCAATCAAAGTATAAAGAGTCATCTCGTGGGAGGAGAGAGAACTGGCAGAGGAAGAGAGTAGGTTGCCTCGAGTTGCACAACCAAGACTAGAGCCTCGCCATCCATGTCCCAGGTAATACTGCACAAAGGTAGAAACAGGCAGACTGGAAGAAACCCTGTCCTGGTCATCGGGGTCAGGCTGTGAGGGCCAAGTGCAGCTGTGGTTCTTGTCAAGGGCACAGCCACATAGCGGAACTGCAGCCCAAGGAGGAAGCTGTGCTTAGCGTGCACTATGGAGAATGAGCTGTTGAGTTTGAGGACCTAGTTCTATCCCACATGGAACGGGAAACCCCAGCAGGGTTTAGCAATATCCTGAAATTCACACAGCCGCTAAGGACAACCAAAGTGAGCAGTCATAGGGGTGCTGCTACCAGACACAGATGTGTCCTTAGGATGACAAGGACAGCACACGGAGGCATCCTGGCAGCCTTCAGAAGACCCCACCCACACCCAGGATAGGAGCATTTTCTACCATTCCAATTCAAAACCATTTGAGATGCTACTAGATCCTGTTTTCTGCATCCTTTGAACTAGGTATAGGAACAGTGGATGACATACCCAATAATCCCAAAATGCTGGGGCAGGGGCGGGGGGCCTTCTGAGCAAAGCTCAAATAGGCCAGAAGCTCCAATAGGTGCTCTGGCAACTTGTACATTTGCAAGTTGGTATTTGTTTCAGAAATACCTTTCAAGGGGTGCAGTAAAACACGCCTATGAACCCAGCACTTAAGAAGAGCCCCGCAATTTCACGGCAAGATACAAAGCaagaccctgaattcatgtgcagTATTCACAGCTCAGAACGTGTCACGAAAGGCTAACCTGGTAGCCTAGGGTTAGGCTAAAAGCAGTGCCGCACCAGAGAGCGTACACTGGAGTCTGGAAAGGAGAGATACACAGTGAGCGTGAGAGCAGTGCCCTCCTCCCTCTAGGACTGTGTAAAAGCAGTAGCGCAAGGGGCGCTGGGGTGTGTGACTTAGGCCGGTGTCAGAAAAAAAGCATCTAGAAACTTCAGAGTAAGATGTGTGGCAAATCTGTCCAAGCCCCTTCAGTGTGGGCTCACAGCATGGCCCCAGGGCTGGGGGAGGAGCCACACCATAGGCTTGTCCTACAAGACAGTCAATGTCTCAGCACCACGTCTCAAGCAGCCCAGTGTGGACGAACCAGAACAGCCGATGACCCACCAGCCCTACCTTCTATGTGTTCCTGGTAAGCTTCAAAGATTGCCTCAATCCCTTGCCACTGGCGCCTGGGggcttcctcagcttcctcttcacTGTCGtcttcattgtcctcctcagAGTCCTGGTCCACCTCCTGCATAGGGGGGCCCTTCCACCCAGCTGGGGGCTCCTGCTGTCCATTGTGCTGGGGCAAGGGGACCCGGCTGGAGGACTGCAGCTCAGGAATGTTGTAGTGGACTGACGTGTCGACTTTGTGGTTCTGCTCTGCAGATAGCAAAGCCGAGCTCCctggggaggagaaaaaagattGGGATCTTGAGGGGCAGGGGTTCACTGAAAGTCACCCATGGGGACAAGTGTCAAGAGTTCCCATCCCACAGGGCACAGCCTCCCTCCTGACAACAGAGGTGCCCCTGAGCAGGGCCAGGAACTGTCCCCTCCAACCAGCTCAACCCTGCTGGTGCCCTCACCTGAAAACTATTCGGTGCTGCACCCCTCAGATGCCACTTGAGGGAGCCCCTCCACCCTAAGGAGCAGGAAGCAGTCTGCCTCTGGCCAAAGCACATCTTCCTGACAAACTCACAAAGCTAACACCTCTTCCGGGAGCTTTCCCTCCTAGGCCAGAGGTCAatactgggtgtcttcctctattgctttgctgttttgtttagtctggctggccagcaagcttcaggAATGCAGTCTGTGCCTCCGGCCACCTCTGCTCCCTGGGCCTCAGCAGCAGAGTCAACTCTTGACAGACACTGTGGGCTCGGCCTTCATAGCTTAGCGAGAAGCCCTTAAACACGGACTGGGCGTGGTGAGTGAATTATTCCTGCTGGGTTTACAAACACTCATTTCACCTGGGGAGCAGGGCAGAAAAACCCGCTCTCCCTACATTCACTGGGCCCTGGGTGGTGGGCACACAGTATCTTGGCAAAGAACTGGAGAGATCACCGAGTGAGTGTCCACGGGGGGTCCTGGGAAGGCCACTGCTGCGGAGTACACATGCACAGAGGACACTTGCTTTGGCCTCACTGAACTGTCATTTGCTAACTGTCCCAGGTGTGAGGTTCTTGAGCAGGTACAGTAAGGCCTACAAGTGTGGAAGGGGCTGAGGCTTGCCTCCCACCCCTCACCCAACTCCAAGCGCTTCACAGGTATTAATGTTTAAGAGGTACTATCACTACAGAAACGGCCAGTGTCACCCAGCACTGCTAATCGATGACATGCGTGTGGCCCGTTACCTTTATGCTTCTGCAGAGCCTTCTGTGTGGACTGCAGCACGGACTCATGGAACTGATGTGCAAACTCCTCTGCCATGAAGGGCTCCCAAGGCTTGCTCTTTCCGTTGATGCTGTGGGACAATGGCACGGGAATGTCCTTGGGCGCAGCACCCCGGAGGTAATGAAGCATGCTCAGGCTCTTCTTGCCCCCAGGGGCCTCGCTCAGCCTGGCCTTCTCACCGCTGCTAGGAGCTGGCTCCTGGACTCTCAAGAGCTCCTGGGGCCGGAGCTGGTCCACTCTCCCAGTCTCTACGGCCTTTGGGACATCTGACAGAGAGGCCGGGACCCCGACAGGCTGATCCGTCTCTACAGGAGCTGACTgtgtggctggttctttgagagacACAAAATGAGGGAAACATTATGAGTTGTGGAAAAACAGGCACACGAACCACGTTCTCTAGAGTTTACATTTGCAGAAAGACCCAGTGTGTGCACCCTGTGTTAACACTGTGCACAAGGCTAGTCTGAAGAGCAGCATGTTTAGCAGCAAGTCCAACTGCACAGTTCCCAAAGGACAGGTggggagagagagcagaaagcGTTGAGAAGGTGGGAGTAACTTCATCCAAGTTAGGAAGAATAGGTGAAGAGACGAGCTAGCAAGAGGCCAGACCCCAAGTATCAGCTTTCTTCAGCAGCAGAGAAGCAGTGAGAGGTGCTGGAGACAGTCTGGAGAGAGCACGCAGGGGCGCTTTGGGCCCATCCTCTGGGGGGTGATGGCTACAGCCTGCTTTGCAGCTGACAGGCGACTCCGCGGAAGTCAAAGCCCTCCCCTGAATTCTTGCCCACCTTCTAATTTGCATTGTGTCTAAGGCCCTGCTCAACCAGGACAGTGGTGGCCCACACAAGAGGGACGGAGAGAAGCCCTGCTTCCAGTAGGTCAAGTTCACCACGAAGACGAGACTTTTGAGTGCCACCTCTAACCCTGTGGCCCAAGCTACAGGGTGCCAGCAGGTGCGTGTCCTTCCCTTACCACTCAGGGAGATGGTAGGACTGTCCCTCGCAGAGTTTGTCACTGAGTCTGCTGTGGACAGTGCCCTCTGCTTCATGGCTCGGAGCATTTCAACAAGCCTCTCTTTGTCTGTGAGGAAAGCAGTCCGAGGTTAGCAGCACTTCTGGAGAGGGGAGGACAGGCAAGGACAAGCCCTTCACGCCAAGAGGCACCAAAAGCAGGCACCATGGCCGGCTGTGCAGACAGGAAGAAGCAGGTGACAGCAGTCGACTCTCTACTTTCCCTCACAGTCCAGACAGCCACATCTGCAGCCGTGAGCAGTGGCTGCCTGGGAGTTTCCACGCTGACTTCCTTCTCAGCAGGTGTTCTGATTTTGAAGACCAAGGAGGGAGCGTGTTCCCTGCCCAGGGCCACGGCCACTTCCCTCGGAGTTAAGACCCTGCAGTGTTCCACACCGCAGATCCCCAGTACAGTGGTTCTTCCTGCCAACTCTGAAACTTAAGAGGCTCCAGTGCTGGTGGCGTCCTTTAGACACGAAGCCAGGTAAAAAGTTGGGCTTGCAaacaactaggcacatgtccagGGGTTTGTGCTGGCAGGCAGCCCGTGACTAACCCTTGCTGGGAAAGCCGAGAGCTCCGCCACGCttgttaaaaatggaaaaagaaactgcCACCTCCAATAAAGAAGCATGTCAAACCAACTGACGACCCGGAGGCACTGCTTTCCTGGGACTCTTCCAGAAGTGGCCAGTGCCCTTAAGGGGCCCGAGACACATAGGAACGTGGCTGTGTACATCAATGCCTCAGCCCAAGACAGTGCTGAGCCGATCAAGGCAGCCTCCGTGTGCTGCACCCATCATGCCTTGTCTTCTATGCTGTGGGTTCCAGTCCCGAGTCTCTTCTCCAACACGGCCCTAGGCTACCAGACTGATCTGGCAGCATCTTTTTGGGCAAGCTGTGTGCTTACTATGGGCTCAGCCTCTACAGGCATCCCACACAGTTCGCTTTCCAGGCCTCCAAGCATCGAAAACAGTGCTCTGTAGAGATCACTGTCGACGCCCTAGGAAAGGACCTGTGGCATGCAGACCCTGAGCAACCCCTCCTTATCCCAGGGAGAGCCCAGAAAGGACTCTGTTCAAAGAGGACACGAGGATGGTGGGGGACTTGACAGGCATCGGTTGCACATTGCAACAGGTCATGTGCTAGAAAAGTGTGACAGAAACGCCACGGGATGGGCCTGCCAGAGCAGAGTGGCCACTATGTAGCCCACGCTACCCAGGAGACCCCTGTCctgtgtgtgcaggccagagcgAGGCCAtacctttcctcttctctgcaCTGATGTGTGTCAGGTTGAAGAAGGTCAGgaacttcctcttctcctcaaaGTTAGGGCTATTGTTCATCTCGTCAGGGCTGTAGCGGGTGGACAGAGCCAGTCTGGGGGAAGGTGTCTGCCGCTTGCTCTGAATCGCAGGCGGTGATGGGCTTCTCTCTCTCAGCATCCGCCTCCGCTTCCGGCGCTTCTGTGCCACCAGCTCCTCCTTCTGCTGTTGGGTGGTCAAGCCAAAAAGTTGCAAAAACTCTAGCTTCtagattgggaaagaaaaagaatgagtgTGAAGCCACCGTCAATGGTATGCTCACTGCCCAGGGGTCCCATGGACTTGgaggtaggccacagaggagcagagGCAATCGCCTGTGGGGTTTGGAAGCCAAGAGGTAGGCCTAAAGTGGGGACCAACaacccagccagcccagagcatgCCAGAGTTAAGGAGGGCCTTGTTACCTCAGAGGACGTGTCCAGTTTGAGGGGTGGCTGCTCAGCCACGCAGCGGAGGTGTGCCCTGACTTCCTCCTCGTCACTCTCATCGTAAGAGTCGTCGAGATCGTAGTAGTACCCTGATGGCAGAAACGGGTGCACTGAGCCGGGCTCAGAGCCCAGGATGCTCCGTGGACACTGTACCTGGGGCATGTAAGTGAGACCACTGGGCTGGCGTGCTGGCACCTGTGAGAACCCTTGCTAAGAGGACCCAGCTTCTTCCAGTCTGCCTGGTCACCTGCAGTGAGCTGGGGATGGCAAGTACCCAGCTTTCTTCCGATCGCAGAGAATCGGTATGCTCCCTAGGCCCAAAGTATTCTACTTTTAGACAAAGCATTCCTGACAAAAGCCCAACATCCATGATTTTGTGAACACACTGCCCCTGTTGTGAGCCTTAAGGGAAGGCAGCTAAAAACTAGGGCccctattccttttctttttgtttttgttttgaagacagggtttctctgtgtagccctggctgtcctggacaggctttgtagaccagactggcttcgaactcacaaagatccacctgcctcttgttttcccagagtgctgggattacaggtgtgcaccaccgcgccCAGTTCCCCCATTCCTTTTCAAGGCAAACTGACAAAGCCCCAGGAAAGCCCTAAAGCTAGCAAACCCACACTCTGGAAGATGGCCTGTATCATCCCTAGCTAAGAGGAGGTAGGTGCAGTACCAGACAGGCCAATCCATTCCAGAGGAGACAAGACAGGCCTGGGCCAGTCATCCTCAGCAGTTATGTGCTGTGTCTAGAGCCCCTGCTCGCTCTCCAGACCCTGGGACCTCAGGGAGCTGTTGCCTCCATTTTGGGGGTAGGAATAGGAAAGAGCTGCCCAACTCCAGGCTTGGTAAGGGGCAGTGCCAGCTGCTGCTGTCCTTTAGTGCATGAGCTGGCAACTGTCGCCAGCCCATGTATGAAGCCCCAGTGggctattcctctgttgatgccACACTATCAAAATTTAAAGACTGATTGCCTCCACCCATCACTTATCAATAACACGTCTGCAGCACTGTCTTGGCAGACAGGCTGTGACTGTCCATTTTGGGATTCATTTGCCTCAGGACAAGACAAGCAAGGGGCCCTGTAGGTGTCAGATTCAGAAGTCTGACGAAAACTGCACTGGAGGCTAGAGTGGAGAATAGAGGTAAGCAGCTGGCACTGGGGTCTCCTGTCCTGATGAACCCCCATTCCCAGGCAGGTTGGGACCCACTCAGGAGGCCAGACCTTTCTCCTGAGCCTCGCGTCTCCTGCGCTCCTCCAGGTCCAGCTTGCTGACCAGTTTCCGGCGTTGCTGAAGAATCTCGTCATAGATATACGCTGGGTCAGGGCCCCTCGGTGTGGGGTGGCAGAAGGGCGAGCCTGGCTTCAGGGGCCCACTGAGCTCCCCAAAAGGGGCTGCCTGGGAAAGAGAGGGCCGCTGCTGGCCCAAGATGGTCTGTGTTGACTTCTCAAGTTCAGCAAGGAAAGGTCCAGGTCCATGGGGAAAGGTCTGTGGCTCCAGACTTCCTGCCTCCCGTGGTGGTGGCTGGTATTTGTCCAGTGGTGTGGCCTCACGCTTCCGGggctcttctgtcttctctgtgcAGTAGACACGCTCCACTTTCACCAGCGGCACAGCAGCCTGGCGGCTGGGCTCAAAAGCAGTCGGGTGGCTGTGCAGAGAGTGGCTCTCAGTCCGCCGTGTCTCCAGGGTATTGTCCATCAGAGACACTGGGTTCCAGAGGGCTGTGGGCACGGTGTGGTGCTGGGGCTTGGGCGAGATGAGGGGTGGTGGCCCACCAAAGTGCTGTGGGGGTTCACGGTTGCCCTGGTCATGACGGTTTGGTCCTGGCCTAGAGAGAATATACTGAGCCATCAGTTATGGGGGCAGACCTACCTACCAGCCTCCCACAGAATGCCCAGGGTGACTTGATGGGCCCACACCAGACTGCCTGTGTGTGCGAGCTCCTCTGAGGAGATAAGGCTCTGATATCACAGCCCTTCTTCCCAGTCTATTGAGCATGGGCGGGAGGACAGGCAAAGGGACTCAAGCTTTGGGTGTCCACCTAGCCCAAAGCTTCCCACAGGACGGTAGCTGTGCTGCTGCCCCCCTGTGGTCCCTGTCAGAACTGCAGCAGCTCTGCCTAAAGGACCTTCTTGTGGCTTGCCTCAACAGGTGTGCAAAAGGTTTCCTCCAACCACATACTCTCTTGTCCAGTCTGCCCAGGACCTTTGACCTTCAGCTCCCCATCCATGCCATTCTCCAGGCCTGGGTGGGGGCTACACCAGGCCTCTTTTTGCAGTAGGCTACTACTGaaatccacaactggtcaaactACAGAGAACAGGTGACTTAGGGACTCAGTGCTGATTGGTACATCTATAACGACATTCTCACACCTAAGTCTCAGCACTGGTGAAGAAAGGTTGGAAGCCATCACCTAGTCAAGTCGTAAATATTGACAGCACTAGCTGACCTACCAACATGGAGTTCCACACAACCAAAGGCTGCTGTGAGAGGGAGAAATTGCCAGGGACAAGCAACCTGGCCAGTTACCCAGTCCCAGGAGGTCAGCCCTAAACATATGTACACAACGCAACACAAAATGGGCTCAGCAGGTTGTACCTACGGGAGCATGTGTACGCTGTATGTCTATGTGTAACAACAATTACAGAAGGGGTCATGAGCTGGGGAGAGGGGTGGGAAAATGCAAATACAGAGCTCATGAAACAAAGTCATGGCTTATCTTAACGAGAGTCAACTTAAAAAGAGTAGTTTTAGGAATTACCCCAAAGCTTAACTTTTCTTCAAGGGTGACTAGGGATGTTTAGACCCATGCTACCCAATGACcgagggttagggttaaggtctTTGGAGGAGGAGCCCCATGAGCCATTTACTGCTAGACTCCTAGGGACTTCCCTGATTGGCTAGGAACATAGGTGCCAAGGCAGCGCCTCACACCTGCAGACCCAAGCCCTGAAGGCAGAGCACAGCATTAAGCTCCCTTCAGGTTCAGCAGCAAAGGGATAACCACACCACAGGCCGGAGCCAAGCACGCAACAGTCTAGATAAGGGTACGTGGCCCCACCCCCTCTGTACCCACCCACCACCCCTCCAGCAGTGCCAGGAAGTAGGACCAGGCCGATGCCTGCACGATGTGGGAGCCCAAGTGGAGATGGCTGAGGAGCCAGAGCACTCAGCCTTCACTAGGCCGCACTGGACATTGACTTTATGTCCACCAGAATGTTTAAGACTAGTGAGGTCCCATAGTGGCCTCCCTCCAGTTGTGCAACGTGTGGAGGGCCGAGGCTGGGGGTGCATTTTGGAGACTTCAAAATTGCTGCCCTTCTCAACATGGAGGAAAGGGGGTGAGGGCTGGAGTGGTACAGGAAAATGAAGCAGGCCATGGGATGAGCCAATAGCAGGGCACAggagtgcagacacacacactgacctcTGAGTCACCCGCCTCATGTGAGGCCCCACTCAGGACCCACCTGGTGCTGTCGGGTCTATGTTCCACCTCTGTGGGGACTGGGGGCCGGCCCAGGTCCAGGTGCTGCTCCAGCACCTGCTGCCGGAACTCGGACACCTGGGACTGGCGGTCCTCCTTCTCCTGGCGCAGCCGCCGCTGCCGCGCCAGCCACTTTTCCTCCTCATTGGTGCGCTGGATCAGCAGGGCTGTGGCGGCGCTGCTTCCCGGCAGAGAGAAGATGCCATGGCTGGAGATGAGGCTGGGCACGGTGTGGTGTGGGGCAGGCACCGGGTGCAGTGGGTGCTGCACAGGTTTGGGTGCCTGCAAGCCCGTGTCCTTCAGCTTCTCTGTGGGAGGAAACACTGTTACTGCAGGGTGCCAGCGCCCTCACCCCTGCGCAAAGCCCAGGACTGAAGGAAGAGGTAGAGCTTTTAGGAAACATGACTCGTCCTCAGAGGGGACACGGTATGTGGCTGCCTCAGAGCACAtggctacttttttttaaatacagcattctgcctacacaccagaagaggcctctctctgcctcctaagtgctgggattaaaggcatgtaccaccacacatgGCTCACAGTTACATCTTCCAGGACTTACAGGGGCCCACTGTTAAAACCACTGTTAAAAGCAGCTCAATTACACAGATTTTCGTGAAATCAATTACATTCAAAACAAGATTGGGATGGCTCATGCCTGCATTCCCAAGGTTTGGAAGACTGAAACATGACCCATGCTATGAATCTGAGGAAagcctgagttccaggctagccttggctacagaggagagaaaaccctgactcaaaacaaggTCAGACCTGGGTTATCTCTGGTAGAGCGCTGGCCTAATGTTTAGCTCTGCTCTGGCTTCCACTATCACCATAGCAAAAGACAAAGACAACCCAAGGTTCCAACAGTAGTGACAACTATTTCCCTCCCTAATACGTTGGCCAGTTACACCTTCCATTTTGGGAGCACCATTGGGCCCCTGTAACTACCCAGGGTGCCATGGCACTCCTCTTCCCAGGGTGGTGCTCAGTATAGCCACCTACCTAACGGGACAGCACCCCAAAGCCCCGAGGCAGCCAAGCCTCTCCCTCCACACAGCTCAGCTCAGGTACCTGGTCGGGTTGGGGTCAGCTGCTCTGAGGGCCTGGGCCGCTCCTCAGTGGCATGGCCCCGGAGTCCGTGCAGCTCAGCCACAGGCAGGAAGGTGGGCTCCAGGGCCTTGGCAGCCAGCAGTTCCTTCTCCCTCGCCCGCTGCTCCCGCTGGCGCTCCAACTCCCGCTCCCGTTCCTTCTCCCGCTCTCGCTCCAGCTCCTTTTCCCGTTCCTTCTCCCGCTGCTGCTCCcgctccctctccttctccctttcccggTCAGCTTCTCGCTCTCGTTCCCGCTCCCGCTCCCTCTCCCGTCGCAGCTCCTCATCCATTTGCAACCTGGGGGACAAGCAGAGGGCAGCACGCTGAAGGGATGTGCAGAAAGGGCAAACCATGCCCCAGCTCAAAGTGGGGCCAGTCACATGGAATACTCTCCTCTCACCCGTACACATAATACACATCCCCGCACCGCCAACCCGGAGGACCACCGCGACCAGGCCCTGCTCTGCTGTCATCCCCTCTGTAGAAGACGCAGCTTACCTCTCTGCGCTGAGGCTGGATATCCGCTCCGAGTGCAGTGCTGCCAGGGATGAGTGTGAGAGCTCAGGAGGGTAGCGGACCCCAGAGAGGTGCAGATGCATAGCTGACGGGTGCAGTGGAGGCAGGGAAccaggggtggggatggggtagAACGGAGACCTTAAGGCTGACAGGCAATAGGAGTCATCCATCCTGTGGAGAAAGGTGGGACCTGGTGTGTGCCGAGGCCATAGGCACAAATGGTAAGCTTGCCTAGCAGATGCAAAGCCCTGCACTGAATCCCTAGCACCGCAGGAAAAAGGCTAAGACCCCAGGCAGGCCAACAGGTGCTTCTCTGCTGGGTGAGCCCACTGCTTCAGCAGGCTCAGCACAGCAGATGCTGCAGGCAGGCAAAGGACATGTCCATAGTCAGAGGCCACAAGGAACAGGGCACAGGGGCACCAAGGACCTCCCAGGCCCTgggtaagggaggagggcagaCTGGCTGCAGGCAGAGCCCAGTCAGGCTAGGAGCTTCTGCAGCCTAAGAGAGCATGGCCTAACTCTCACCAGTTATATTGTCCACGTACCATTCTGTCAGTGGTTACTGGGAGGCTGATGCTGACAAGTGGGAACTGAAGAGCAACGGCGTGACAGTGGGCCCATTTATCAGGACTCAGCCGATTTGCAGTTGGTTTGCACGGGCTGAACTGAGCTGGGGAAGGCTACATGGGACGGACCGGGTTCTGTATGCTGAGACTACATTAGCATGTGGACAGTGTGTGGGATGCCTCACCTGAAGGCCGGGTGGGGGAAAGGGTGTGGGGCCAGGTAGCTGGGGTGATAGTAGGCGGCGGCGGTGGCTGGGTCCAGGCCAAGCGGGGGCAGGGAAGACATGCGTAGGTCCTCAGCGGTGTGGTAGGGCCGGAAGCTTCTCAGGTAGTCCTCGGTCACTGTGCTGGGCGGTACCACGTGGTGCACAGGCCGCTGGAGGCTGGGGGGGAAGGCAAGTGAGCAGAGGCCCGCCCCAGGTCGGGAAGCAGGTCAGGCTCCCcagcacctcccccaccccctcccatcaGGCTGAGGTCCTGCCCCTCAATAATGAGGTACAGCCCTGGCACGGGGCCCAGAATGCACAGATGAGCAGCTGCCTGGCCCTCAGACCTGCTGGCCATTAAGGTCCCACCAGTGGATACAGCTGCTAGAGGGGCTCTCCATCCTCAGAACGAGAGGACAGATTTAAGCGTAGTTAGGTCATGGGGTAGTCTCAGCACGGAACGGACCACAAGCTCAGATGGGGTCAAGGACCTCAGGGCAGAGCAGGCCACAAAGGCTAACAGCACTCTatctgcctcagctgctgcaaACTCCAAGCCTGTCTAGAGCCATCCCACGCCCTCCCTGATCCTAGCCTGGTACTCACTTGAGTGGTTGGAAGCGGGAGTCCTGTACAACTGAGCTGGGGGAGAGGCCGAAGGGGTAGGGAGTGCTGAGCAGGTGGGAGGGGATGGCTGGGCCCGCTGCCTTCTCCTGGGCTAGAGGTGGCTCCACCAGCAGGCGCTCTCGGCCGCTGCTGCTGCCCCGTGAGCTAGAGTCCTGGGGAAAGAAGACATAGCGTTAAGGCTGGGGAGCCAGTCAGGTCCACAAAGGCCTGTGTTTAGCTCACTCATATTCTACAAACATCCTTCCCCTACTTTTCCTTTCAACTGGGAAGAGgtactctcctcccctccccctccatctctGTGGTTTAATTAGTACTCCTAGCAATATAAACCCTCTGGGAATGGGGCTGGAGAATCCAGGGAAAGCCACAgcaaaaaaaagtataaaagaggCATTTAGGGAGAAGGCTCGGGTCAAGAAAGTGTGGCCTCCCAGGAGCAGGTCAGGACTAAGGGCTACTAGGACCTGGTTCAGTGGCCAAAAGGACTCAGTGATACGTGGGAGACCTTAAACCCCAGCCTGCTGAATCCCAAGAAAGGGGCATGTGAGAGGATCTTCGGGCAAGGAACCCCCACTTCCTATTAGCCATCCCAAATAGGGTGGTCATGGTGTCAGGGTAGACTTGCCCTGGGGACCTGCACCTTAGGACAGAGCTTCTCCCAAGAGTCCAGCTGTGCCCCCAACTACCTGGACACTGCTAGCAGCTGGCTGGACCTACGGAGGACACCCTTGCACATGTTCAGGCTGTGGCACCCCAGGGGAGGCTCGCCTCAGGCACGAAGTGAGAGGCCCCAGGAAgcccagggcctggggagatCCAGCCTCACAGATGTTCTGTATACACAGCCATGGATGGCAGCATCCAGCCCGGAGAAACCAGACTGTGACAGGCCCTACCTGCCTGTCACCTGTGACCAGGGTGGAAACCTCATGGCAAGGCTGAGTGGCACCAATGAGAGCATGGAAAAGGGCAGCGAGACACCCTGAGCCAAGAGCAGACTGAGGGCCAGGTGCTCTGAGGGCACTAATGTGTGGAGACCGGCACCACTCTCAGGCTCTTCCCTCAACACTGCAGGACACAGGTCCAGCACAAGAAGCAGGGGTACTCACTAGGGACACAGCATCCTCTGGCTGATACTTGCTGAACCCGTG
Coding sequences within it:
- the Gse1 gene encoding genetic suppressor element 1 isoform X5, with amino-acid sequence MKGMSHEPKSPSIGMLSTATRTTATVNPLTPSPLNGALVPTGSPATSSALSAQAAPSSSFAAALRKLAKQAEEPRGSSLSSESSPVSSPATNHSSPASTPKRVPMGPIIVPPGGHSVPSTPPVVTIAPTKTVNGVWRSESRQDSSSRGSSSGRERLLVEPPLAQEKAAGPAIPSHLLSTPYPFGLSPSSVVQDSRFQPLNLQRPVHHVVPPSTVTEDYLRSFRPYHTAEDLRMSSLPPLGLDPATAAAYYHPSYLAPHPFPHPAFRMDDSYCLSALRSPFYPIPTPGSLPPLHPSAMHLHLSGVRYPPELSHSSLAALHSERISSLSAERLQMDEELRREREREREREREADREREKEREREQQREKEREKELEREREKERERELERQREQRAREKELLAAKALEPTFLPVAELHGLRGHATEERPRPSEQLTPTRPEKLKDTGLQAPKPVQHPLHPVPAPHHTVPSLISSHGIFSLPGSSAATALLIQRTNEEEKWLARQRRLRQEKEDRQSQVSEFRQQVLEQHLDLGRPPVPTEVEHRPDSTRPGPNRHDQGNREPPQHFGGPPPLISPKPQHHTVPTALWNPVSLMDNTLETRRTESHSLHSHPTAFEPSRQAAVPLVKVERVYCTEKTEEPRKREATPLDKYQPPPREAGSLEPQTFPHGPGPFLAELEKSTQTILGQQRPSLSQAAPFGELSGPLKPGSPFCHPTPRGPDPAYIYDEILQQRRKLVSKLDLEERRRREAQEKGYYYDLDDSYDESDEEEVRAHLRCVAEQPPLKLDTSSEKLEFLQLFGLTTQQQKEELVAQKRRKRRRMLRERSPSPPAIQSKRQTPSPRLALSTRYSPDEMNNSPNFEEKRKFLTFFNLTHISAEKRKDKERLVEMLRAMKQRALSTADSVTNSARDSPTISLSEPATQSAPVETDQPVGVPASLSDVPKAVETGRVDQLRPQELLRVQEPAPSSGEKARLSEAPGGKKSLSMLHYLRGAAPKDIPVPLSHSINGKSKPWEPFMAEEFAHQFHESVLQSTQKALQKHKGSSALLSAEQNHKVDTSVHYNIPELQSSSRVPLPQHNGQQEPPAGWKGPPMQEVDQDSEEDNEDDSEEEAEEAPRRQWQGIEAIFEAYQEHIEEQNLERQVLQTQCRRLEAQNYSLSLTAEQLSHSMAELRSQKQKMVSERERLQAELDHLRKCLALPTMHWPRGYFKGYPR